Proteins from one Gaiella occulta genomic window:
- a CDS encoding class I SAM-dependent methyltransferase translates to MSESIDPEGAHLAALRRLADFAGARVFEVGCGDGRLTLGIARDAATVFACDPDERDIATARQRLPRDLGGAVTYAVGSAREIEIPRAGFDIVVFSWSL, encoded by the coding sequence GTGAGCGAGTCGATCGACCCGGAGGGCGCGCATCTGGCGGCGCTGCGGCGGCTCGCCGACTTCGCGGGTGCACGGGTGTTCGAGGTGGGATGCGGCGACGGCCGGCTGACGCTGGGGATCGCGCGCGACGCGGCAACCGTGTTCGCGTGCGACCCCGACGAGCGTGACATCGCCACAGCCCGACAGCGGTTGCCACGCGACCTGGGCGGCGCGGTCACCTACGCGGTCGGCTCGGCGCGGGAGATCGAGATCCCGCGCGCCGGCTTCGACATCGTCGTCTTCTCGTGGTCGCTCTGA